The proteins below come from a single Roseiflexus sp. RS-1 genomic window:
- the rlmD gene encoding 23S rRNA (uracil(1939)-C(5))-methyltransferase RlmD codes for MSISNKLFRRQMIEAVRSGAPVLPRCLHAPPTGQCGGCAFQDREYPVQVAAKRTALRHLWEGDLPETLLTTLDVVASPNPFAYRTRMDFVASKERFGLRRSGRFNYIIDLKECHLIPARAFAAARAMYDHAMRLGLPDYDLRAHAGFLRYVAVRRSPDDEVLLALITAAPDEAGTYAGKVEQVAQAALEYDGVVGVHWLINPTRTDISFGETARFWGRATLPMRVGAHTLDIGPNTFFQNNVWLLMPLLEAVRDAVAGEGERARALADLYGGVGTIALFVADLADQIVCVESVEESVRLARENIARAGFEHIAIVKADVADALRERTRGAFDIVIADPPRTGLGPDVCRELLRLRPQRIVYISCNPLTQRDDVRMLTEAYRLTSLRGYDMFPHTPHLESLAVLDVIR; via the coding sequence ATGAGCATATCGAACAAACTTTTTCGGCGACAGATGATTGAAGCGGTACGGTCGGGAGCGCCAGTTTTGCCGCGTTGCTTGCACGCCCCGCCGACCGGTCAGTGTGGCGGATGCGCATTCCAGGATCGTGAGTATCCGGTGCAGGTGGCAGCAAAGCGCACGGCGCTTCGTCATCTCTGGGAAGGCGATCTACCGGAAACGCTCCTCACCACGCTTGATGTCGTCGCTTCGCCCAATCCCTTCGCTTATCGCACGCGCATGGACTTTGTGGCGAGCAAGGAACGTTTTGGTCTGCGACGCAGCGGCAGGTTCAACTATATTATCGACCTGAAGGAATGCCATCTCATACCGGCGCGCGCATTCGCTGCCGCGCGCGCAATGTACGATCACGCGATGCGTCTGGGTTTGCCCGACTACGACCTGCGCGCGCATGCCGGTTTTCTGCGGTACGTGGCAGTGCGGCGCAGCCCTGACGACGAAGTGCTGCTGGCGCTGATCACTGCCGCTCCCGACGAGGCGGGGACGTATGCCGGGAAGGTGGAACAGGTGGCGCAGGCGGCGCTCGAGTACGATGGCGTGGTCGGCGTTCACTGGTTGATCAACCCCACCCGTACTGATATATCGTTTGGGGAAACGGCGCGTTTCTGGGGGCGCGCAACGTTGCCGATGCGTGTGGGGGCGCATACGCTCGACATCGGACCGAACACCTTCTTTCAGAATAATGTCTGGTTGCTTATGCCCCTGCTCGAGGCGGTGCGTGATGCGGTTGCCGGGGAAGGCGAACGTGCGCGTGCGCTTGCCGATCTGTATGGCGGGGTTGGCACAATAGCGCTGTTTGTCGCCGATCTTGCCGATCAGATTGTCTGTGTCGAATCGGTTGAGGAAAGTGTGCGTCTGGCGCGAGAAAACATTGCGCGCGCCGGCTTTGAGCATATCGCCATTGTTAAGGCGGATGTCGCCGATGCGCTCCGCGAACGAACACGGGGCGCGTTCGATATCGTTATCGCCGATCCGCCGCGCACCGGTTTGGGTCCCGACGTATGCCGCGAATTGCTGCGGCTGCGCCCGCAACGCATTGTGTATATCTCGTGCAACCCGCTCACCCAGCGCGACGATGTGCGTATGCTGACGGAGGCGTATCGCCTGACATCGCTGCGAGGGTACGATATGTTTCCCCATACGCCGCATCTCGAGTCGCTGGCAGTACTGGACGTTATCCGCTGA
- a CDS encoding zinc ribbon domain-containing protein, translating to MTETTVVCPHCRASVPADARYCIDCGAPIDNLVIEQAPPATGPTVQLPARPSDSAPVPVPAPQPPTPSQTEWYDDLMIPLLLITAAVAMVSLPRFMTFIIIAVGVVGLLLSVLRSIAVRRMVAAAALAVAVGFFFSRRLFWAPLIIALIAASLFKKRRPRLW from the coding sequence ATGACCGAAACAACCGTTGTTTGTCCGCATTGCCGTGCCAGCGTCCCTGCTGACGCCCGGTACTGCATTGATTGCGGCGCGCCAATTGACAACCTGGTCATCGAGCAGGCGCCGCCTGCGACCGGACCGACGGTGCAACTGCCAGCGCGCCCTTCTGACTCTGCGCCTGTCCCTGTTCCTGCACCGCAGCCGCCGACGCCGTCGCAGACCGAATGGTACGACGACCTGATGATTCCGCTGCTGCTGATCACCGCTGCGGTAGCGATGGTCTCGCTCCCGCGATTCATGACGTTCATTATCATCGCTGTTGGCGTTGTTGGACTGTTGCTCAGCGTCTTGCGCAGCATCGCGGTACGCAGAATGGTTGCAGCCGCAGCCCTGGCGGTCGCCGTCGGATTTTTCTTCAGCCGCAGACTGTTCTGGGCGCCCCTCATTATCGCACTCATTGCGGCATCGTTGTTCAAGAAGCGCCGACCTCGCCTCTGGTAA
- a CDS encoding MGH1-like glycoside hydrolase domain-containing protein, protein MPFPIDDYTPHGYLNTPTHTRNLSPRGVLRSHGAGFRWHYPAHAGMYGGRRETYRAGFRFALGGALELSEFDVVSSPYHSMNLFSLDLSHGGATLHATFHLVGEHALCASATIQGEARLAVIVEYTRTIAACGEWGESGLVGRIVDGDLVVQSFEDGEAFVVHATRPFTDLGITTDPAQAAVWASSQAPGLPGEGFVTVTGRRGDTVALFATLGFGMPCEQLDLYMTRGKTLRMAQHRQRAVRRTAAADRARKQAEDDAFWARAPILEGDWFPHWRRGLVYDLETLRMMVRAPAGIYRHIWDAMQIQAPRVVLAEAAIDALLLAYADPSLAQHLLLGTFVDAPEPNVPCSREDGSYNMVAADGTVCGTAPEWGYPWLVIDWLASLHPNREWLATLYPALTAYLHWWLENRRDPDGWLVYACSWESGQDDSPRFGDQPLGGGHPVRHVRPVDLQAAFAHACLVMSDIARDLGRAADSHEWLALGEEYVARTDALWQDDLNRYADFDTRSGKPTTVNDVMLLAPVALGVARPGRGEALRQEIEQIDPATLTWPMFAWTAIEAALRVGLNDHAAGLAAAVIDRAYTFWDAHQAHPDRTLPGIACEYWPPDGRCGGEGYGWGAFTTHLLLHVLIGITPERERLVVRPNLPPAWRFAGRMYGVRLHWRGTPICLHIEAHPDHAVVIANEQRTDVSWGAAAIFSWEALNLQH, encoded by the coding sequence ATGCCATTCCCAATCGATGACTACACGCCGCATGGCTATCTGAATACTCCAACGCATACGCGCAATCTTTCGCCGCGAGGTGTGCTGCGCTCGCATGGTGCAGGCTTTCGCTGGCATTACCCGGCGCATGCTGGCATGTATGGCGGTCGGCGCGAAACCTACCGCGCTGGCTTTCGCTTTGCGCTGGGTGGGGCGCTCGAATTGAGCGAGTTCGATGTGGTTTCCAGTCCGTACCACTCGATGAACCTTTTTTCTCTCGATCTTTCCCACGGCGGCGCGACCCTTCACGCGACCTTCCACCTGGTCGGTGAACATGCCCTGTGCGCTTCGGCAACCATTCAGGGCGAAGCGCGCCTTGCAGTGATCGTCGAGTATACGCGCACCATCGCTGCCTGCGGCGAATGGGGCGAGTCCGGGCTGGTTGGGCGGATTGTCGATGGCGACCTGGTGGTGCAGAGTTTCGAGGATGGTGAGGCGTTTGTGGTGCATGCAACGCGCCCCTTCACCGATCTCGGCATCACAACCGATCCAGCGCAGGCAGCTGTCTGGGCATCGTCACAGGCGCCTGGACTGCCGGGCGAGGGCTTCGTGACGGTCACCGGTCGGCGGGGTGACACCGTCGCGCTCTTCGCCACCCTTGGGTTCGGAATGCCATGTGAACAACTCGACCTGTATATGACGCGGGGCAAGACGTTGCGTATGGCGCAACACCGGCAGCGCGCCGTCCGACGCACAGCGGCAGCGGATCGCGCGCGCAAGCAGGCGGAGGATGATGCGTTCTGGGCGCGCGCACCGATCCTGGAAGGCGACTGGTTCCCCCACTGGCGGCGCGGGTTGGTGTACGACCTGGAGACGCTGCGGATGATGGTGCGCGCGCCCGCCGGCATCTATCGCCATATCTGGGACGCCATGCAGATCCAGGCGCCGCGCGTGGTGCTTGCCGAAGCGGCAATCGATGCGCTCCTGCTTGCCTATGCCGATCCGTCGCTGGCGCAACACCTTTTGTTGGGCACATTCGTTGATGCTCCTGAACCAAACGTACCCTGCTCACGCGAAGATGGCAGTTACAATATGGTTGCCGCCGATGGAACCGTGTGCGGCACTGCCCCTGAATGGGGCTACCCCTGGCTGGTCATCGACTGGCTTGCCAGCCTGCATCCCAACCGCGAGTGGCTGGCAACTCTCTATCCTGCGCTGACCGCCTACCTGCACTGGTGGCTGGAAAACCGACGCGACCCGGATGGCTGGCTGGTCTATGCGTGCAGTTGGGAATCGGGGCAGGACGACTCGCCGCGTTTTGGGGATCAACCGCTTGGCGGCGGGCACCCGGTGCGCCACGTGCGCCCGGTCGATCTCCAGGCTGCTTTTGCCCACGCCTGTCTGGTGATGAGCGACATTGCGCGCGACCTTGGACGCGCCGCCGATTCCCACGAATGGCTGGCGCTGGGTGAGGAGTATGTGGCGCGCACCGATGCCTTGTGGCAGGATGATCTCAACCGGTACGCCGATTTTGATACACGTTCCGGAAAACCGACCACGGTGAACGATGTGATGTTGCTGGCGCCGGTTGCGCTGGGTGTTGCCCGACCGGGGCGGGGGGAGGCGCTGCGCCAGGAGATCGAGCAGATCGATCCTGCCACGCTGACATGGCCCATGTTTGCCTGGACAGCAATCGAGGCAGCATTGCGCGTCGGGTTGAACGATCACGCCGCCGGACTTGCCGCAGCTGTCATTGACCGCGCCTACACGTTTTGGGACGCGCACCAGGCGCATCCCGACCGCACGCTGCCGGGGATAGCGTGTGAATACTGGCCCCCCGATGGGCGTTGCGGCGGCGAAGGATATGGATGGGGGGCATTCACCACTCACCTGTTGCTCCACGTGTTGATCGGCATCACCCCGGAGCGCGAACGGCTCGTTGTGCGTCCGAACCTGCCGCCTGCCTGGCGCTTCGCCGGGCGTATGTACGGGGTGCGCCTGCACTGGCGCGGCACGCCGATCTGTCTGCATATCGAAGCACACCCCGATCACGCCGTCGTCATTGCCAACGAACAGCGCACCGATGTTTCATGGGGAGCAGCGGCGATATTCTCGTGGGAAGCGTTGAACCTCCAGCACTGA
- a CDS encoding aldo/keto reductase, which produces MLYGHVPGIDKPVSRLVQGSVMVSTRDLEGSFRLLDAIFALGCNTFDTAHVYGQGDNERAMGRWVHERGIRDQVVIIGKGAHHNADRKRVTPFDITADLFDSLARFKFDYIDLYLLHRDDPSVPVGPIVEVLNEHLAAGRIRAFGGSNWSHRRIAEANEYAAAHGLTPFVASSPNFSLAEQYREPWEGCISISGPQNEEARAWYAEQRMPLFTWSSLAGGFFSGRLRRDNLDTFEDYLDKLAVYSYAGEENFRRLERVQHLAEEKGLSIPQIALAYVMSQPLDIYALVGCRTPEEFAANLVALEVRLTPEECAWLDLRLEERGGVVEN; this is translated from the coding sequence ATGCTGTACGGCCACGTTCCTGGCATCGATAAACCGGTGTCGCGCCTGGTTCAGGGATCGGTCATGGTCTCGACGCGCGATCTGGAAGGGAGTTTCCGGTTGCTCGACGCCATCTTCGCTCTGGGATGCAATACGTTCGACACCGCGCATGTGTACGGGCAGGGAGACAATGAGCGTGCAATGGGGCGCTGGGTGCATGAACGCGGTATTCGTGATCAGGTGGTGATCATCGGTAAGGGCGCCCACCACAACGCCGATCGCAAACGGGTCACCCCGTTCGACATCACTGCCGATCTGTTCGACTCACTGGCGCGCTTCAAGTTCGATTACATCGATCTCTATCTGCTGCACCGCGACGATCCATCGGTTCCGGTCGGTCCAATTGTCGAGGTGCTGAACGAGCACCTGGCTGCCGGTCGTATTCGAGCGTTCGGCGGGTCGAACTGGAGCCATCGACGCATTGCGGAAGCCAACGAGTATGCTGCGGCTCACGGTTTGACGCCGTTCGTCGCCAGCAGCCCGAATTTCAGTCTGGCGGAGCAGTACCGTGAACCGTGGGAGGGATGCATCAGCATCAGCGGACCGCAGAACGAAGAAGCGCGCGCCTGGTACGCGGAACAGCGCATGCCGCTCTTCACCTGGTCGAGTCTGGCAGGCGGGTTCTTTTCAGGTCGTCTGCGACGCGACAATCTTGACACCTTCGAGGATTATCTCGACAAACTCGCGGTCTATTCCTACGCTGGCGAAGAGAACTTTCGCCGTCTGGAGCGCGTGCAGCACCTGGCTGAAGAGAAAGGGTTGAGCATCCCGCAGATCGCGCTGGCCTACGTTATGAGCCAGCCGCTCGACATCTATGCGCTGGTTGGATGCCGCACGCCAGAGGAATTCGCCGCCAACCTGGTTGCGCTGGAAGTGCGTCTGACGCCGGAGGAGTGCGCCTGGCTCGATCTGCGACTGGAGGAGCGAGGGGGCGTGGTTGAGAATTGA
- a CDS encoding Gfo/Idh/MocA family protein: protein MTHQPVRWGILSTGRIAGVFAEALQSIDDAHLVAVGSRSADSAAAFGDRFDVPRRYASYEELAADPDVDIIYNATPHALHYENCLLCLNHGKAVLCEKPFTINARQAAEVVAVARERGLFLMEAMWTRFLPAIVRLRELLAQGVIGEVRMIASDFGFRAGVDPQSRLFDPALGGGSLLDVGVYTVSLASMVLGGEPERLATLADLGSTGVDEQAAMILGYSGGRMAVLWSAIRTETPHETTIMGTGGMIRIHPQWWRATSLTVHRSGQGDEAIHLPFNGNGYQFEALEAMRCLRAGLSESQVMPLDETLGIMRTMDAIRAQWGLKYPME from the coding sequence ATGACCCACCAACCCGTTCGCTGGGGCATTCTCAGCACAGGACGTATTGCAGGCGTGTTCGCCGAGGCGCTCCAGTCTATCGATGACGCGCACCTGGTTGCAGTCGGGTCGCGCAGCGCCGATAGCGCCGCCGCCTTTGGCGACCGCTTCGATGTTCCGCGCCGCTACGCATCGTATGAGGAACTCGCCGCCGATCCCGATGTTGACATTATCTATAATGCGACGCCGCACGCGCTGCACTATGAGAACTGTTTGCTCTGCCTGAACCACGGAAAAGCGGTGCTGTGCGAGAAACCGTTTACAATCAACGCGCGCCAGGCGGCTGAGGTCGTTGCTGTTGCCCGTGAACGCGGCTTGTTTCTCATGGAGGCGATGTGGACGCGCTTTCTGCCAGCAATCGTGCGGTTGCGAGAATTGCTGGCGCAGGGCGTGATCGGCGAGGTGCGCATGATCGCTTCCGACTTTGGCTTTCGCGCCGGCGTCGATCCGCAGAGCCGCCTGTTCGATCCGGCGCTCGGCGGCGGGAGTCTGCTTGATGTGGGAGTCTATACCGTTTCACTGGCATCGATGGTGCTGGGTGGTGAACCGGAGCGTCTGGCGACTCTCGCCGATCTCGGATCTACCGGCGTCGATGAGCAGGCGGCGATGATCCTGGGGTACAGCGGTGGGCGGATGGCAGTGCTGTGGAGCGCCATTCGCACCGAGACGCCGCACGAGACGACAATCATGGGAACCGGAGGCATGATCCGCATTCATCCGCAGTGGTGGCGCGCCACCTCGCTGACGGTGCATCGCAGCGGGCAGGGTGACGAGGCGATCCATCTCCCCTTTAACGGGAATGGCTATCAGTTCGAGGCGCTGGAAGCCATGCGCTGCCTGCGCGCCGGTCTCAGTGAGAGCCAGGTCATGCCGCTCGACGAAACGCTTGGAATCATGCGCACAATGGATGCCATCCGCGCACAGTGGGGACTGAAGTATCCAATGGAATAG
- a CDS encoding FixH family protein, which translates to MKSPHHVTPVHAGCVFWLAFWRASARAIIFIALAACGAAPTIVEHRVVDGLTISLERPAQPIALRDYAFVATITDAGDQPVEATLVYFDFTMPQMEMGVHQPIADRLGPGKYGVRTLYSMEGDWRITVVATIDGRDIRAWFDHPVLPP; encoded by the coding sequence ATGAAATCGCCGCACCACGTCACGCCAGTTCATGCCGGATGCGTCTTCTGGCTTGCATTCTGGCGGGCATCCGCACGTGCGATCATCTTCATCGCCCTTGCTGCCTGTGGCGCCGCGCCGACCATCGTCGAGCATCGTGTGGTCGATGGGTTGACGATCTCGCTCGAACGACCGGCGCAACCGATTGCACTGCGCGACTATGCGTTCGTGGCGACGATTACCGACGCTGGCGATCAACCGGTCGAAGCGACGCTGGTCTATTTCGATTTTACGATGCCGCAGATGGAAATGGGGGTGCATCAGCCCATCGCCGACCGGCTTGGTCCCGGAAAATACGGGGTTCGCACATTGTATTCGATGGAAGGAGACTGGCGCATTACGGTAGTTGCCACGATTGACGGGCGCGATATACGCGCGTGGTTCGATCATCCAGTGCTTCCGCCATAA
- a CDS encoding lysylphosphatidylglycerol synthase transmembrane domain-containing protein, giving the protein MKHSLRWLLRLIGPALLIFFLWRSDPAALVAALVGIDPGPAILSLALMPVFIWVKAWRWSIIVREQGHTPPSLNDLAALYAIGLYAGGITPGQSGDFIKAWYLRERGVPLAPGLLSILLDRLFDFVIWAVMAVLSLAAFIDVFPAETRGVVQLATVGFAAAVLIATPGLMARAPREWALGLAIPLAPARLRAALERLRDQFAPLSLRFTPLLLLLISTIGSATSTFVRIYLMYLALRLGDIPLLEILAATGLIAILQALPISFAGVGVRDAVLIAMLQRHGHAAEIALSLSALFLLINIQHILIGFLVSLRYPLGEAPSDVTKTGGGDVEG; this is encoded by the coding sequence GTGAAACACTCCCTCCGCTGGCTGCTTCGTCTGATCGGTCCTGCGCTCCTGATCTTCTTCCTCTGGCGCAGCGACCCGGCTGCGCTGGTTGCGGCGCTGGTCGGTATCGATCCCGGTCCGGCGATCCTCTCGCTGGCGCTGATGCCCGTGTTCATCTGGGTCAAAGCATGGCGCTGGAGTATCATCGTGCGTGAGCAGGGGCACACGCCGCCGTCGCTGAACGATCTGGCGGCGCTGTACGCAATCGGGTTATACGCTGGCGGCATCACGCCCGGTCAGTCGGGCGATTTCATCAAAGCCTGGTATCTGCGCGAACGCGGCGTGCCGCTGGCGCCCGGTCTGCTGAGCATCCTGCTCGACCGCCTGTTTGATTTTGTGATCTGGGCAGTGATGGCAGTGCTGAGCCTGGCGGCGTTCATCGATGTTTTTCCTGCTGAAACGCGCGGCGTCGTGCAACTGGCGACCGTCGGCTTTGCGGCTGCGGTGTTGATCGCCACGCCAGGATTGATGGCGCGGGCGCCGCGCGAGTGGGCGCTGGGTCTGGCGATCCCGCTGGCGCCCGCGCGGTTGCGTGCGGCGCTCGAACGCCTGCGCGACCAGTTCGCGCCGCTCAGTCTGCGCTTCACGCCGCTGTTGCTGCTCCTGATCAGCACGATTGGTTCGGCAACTTCGACATTCGTGCGGATCTACCTGATGTATCTGGCGCTGCGGCTGGGTGATATTCCGCTGCTCGAAATCCTGGCAGCCACCGGGTTGATCGCCATTCTCCAGGCGCTGCCGATCAGTTTTGCAGGCGTCGGGGTGCGTGATGCCGTGTTGATCGCCATGCTGCAGCGCCATGGACACGCTGCGGAGATCGCGCTGAGCCTGTCAGCGTTGTTCCTGCTCATCAATATCCAGCACATTCTGATCGGATTCCTGGTCTCGCTGCGCTATCCGCTCGGTGAAGCGCCATCGGACGTGACGAAAACCGGTGGAGGCGATGTTGAAGGTTGA
- a CDS encoding glycosyltransferase family 2 protein: MTAELLSIPDTDAEPDAPRHWPFSISVVIPAFNEGPRVGSVVRAVRAQVPDAEIIVVDDASSDDTAAQAASAGARVISRPHNLGNGAGVRTGIRAASGDVVIVIDADGQHNPADIPRLLRHLDRYDMVIATRPDRDSHENLVRWFGNSVLNALGTYLSGFPMRDLTSGFRAMRREVMLEFLHLLPNTFGWPMTSAMAFAKAGYHIRFEPVMMNKRQGGRSSQKLFKNGVRNILIMLRMVSMFAPLRVYFPVALAMFALSLLSFAISYFITDIGRFRVPNSSVGLFVGAIVVFMFGLLAEQIAGLRFQRRDL, translated from the coding sequence ATGACTGCTGAGCTGCTCTCAATTCCCGATACCGATGCGGAACCCGACGCCCCGCGCCACTGGCCCTTCAGCATCAGCGTCGTCATTCCGGCGTTCAACGAAGGTCCGCGGGTCGGAAGCGTCGTGCGCGCAGTGCGTGCGCAGGTTCCCGATGCGGAGATCATCGTCGTCGATGATGCGTCGTCCGACGATACGGCGGCGCAGGCGGCTTCAGCCGGGGCGCGGGTCATCAGCCGACCGCACAACCTGGGCAATGGCGCAGGGGTGCGCACCGGCATTCGCGCAGCGAGCGGCGATGTTGTGATTGTGATCGATGCCGATGGGCAGCACAACCCGGCCGATATTCCACGGTTGCTGCGCCACCTTGATCGGTACGATATGGTGATCGCCACACGACCCGACCGGGACAGTCACGAGAACCTGGTGCGCTGGTTTGGCAACAGCGTCCTGAATGCGCTTGGCACCTATCTTTCTGGCTTTCCGATGCGGGATCTGACGTCGGGGTTTCGCGCGATGCGGCGTGAGGTGATGCTGGAGTTTCTGCACCTGTTGCCGAATACATTCGGCTGGCCCATGACGAGTGCGATGGCATTTGCCAAAGCGGGGTATCACATCCGCTTCGAGCCGGTGATGATGAACAAACGCCAGGGTGGACGCAGCAGCCAGAAATTGTTCAAAAACGGCGTGCGCAATATTCTCATCATGCTGCGCATGGTCTCGATGTTTGCGCCGCTGCGCGTCTACTTTCCGGTGGCGCTGGCAATGTTTGCGCTGAGCCTTCTCTCGTTCGCCATCAGTTATTTCATCACCGACATCGGGCGTTTCCGTGTGCCCAACTCTTCTGTCGGGCTGTTCGTCGGCGCGATCGTCGTTTTCATGTTCGGCTTGCTGGCTGAGCAGATTGCCGGGCTTCGTTTTCAACGGCGCGACCTGTGA
- the thrH gene encoding bifunctional phosphoserine phosphatase/homoserine phosphotransferase ThrH, giving the protein MTQPTILTTDLEGVLVPEIWIAVAERTGIERLRLTTRDIPDYDELMRGRLAILREHRLTLADIQRVIGAIDPLPGAVEALGQLRQQVQVIILSDTYYEFAMPLMAKLGWPTLFCHSLDVDDQGMITAYRLRMPDSKTAAVRALRDIHFRVLAVGDSYNDVGMLAAADAGALFDPPQNVVADFPHFPVLRGYDDLLAFVERETERE; this is encoded by the coding sequence ATGACGCAACCAACTATTCTCACCACCGATCTGGAAGGCGTCCTGGTTCCAGAGATCTGGATCGCGGTCGCCGAGCGAACCGGCATCGAACGACTGCGGTTGACAACGCGCGACATTCCCGATTACGACGAGTTGATGCGCGGGCGGCTGGCAATCCTGCGCGAGCATCGCCTGACGCTGGCGGATATTCAGCGCGTCATCGGCGCCATCGACCCGTTGCCCGGCGCAGTCGAGGCGCTGGGGCAGTTGCGTCAGCAGGTGCAGGTGATCATCCTTTCGGATACGTACTATGAATTTGCCATGCCGTTGATGGCGAAACTTGGCTGGCCGACGCTCTTCTGCCATTCGCTCGATGTTGACGACCAGGGTATGATCACCGCCTACCGCCTGCGTATGCCGGACAGCAAGACGGCTGCGGTGCGCGCGCTGCGCGATATTCATTTTCGGGTGCTGGCGGTCGGCGATTCGTACAACGATGTTGGCATGCTGGCAGCGGCAGATGCAGGCGCGCTCTTCGATCCGCCGCAGAATGTCGTCGCTGATTTTCCGCACTTCCCGGTGCTGCGTGGCTACGATGACCTTCTGGCGTTCGTCGAGCGGGAAACAGAGAGGGAGTAG
- the vapC gene encoding type II toxin-antitoxin system tRNA(fMet)-specific endonuclease VapC, producing the protein MKYLLDTNICILLIRQKSQAVLQRLTRLPLTDVAVSAITVAELRYGVAKSRYVAQNQQALDYFLLPLTILPFDEKSAMTYGEIRAFLEAQGTPIGAIDTLLAAQAVSCRLILVTNNVREFARVPGLTVEDWSQP; encoded by the coding sequence ATGAAATATCTGCTGGACACAAACATCTGTATCCTGCTTATTCGACAAAAGTCGCAGGCCGTCTTACAGAGACTTACACGGCTGCCCCTGACCGATGTGGCCGTCTCAGCGATTACAGTCGCTGAACTCCGGTATGGCGTTGCGAAGAGCAGATATGTTGCCCAAAACCAACAGGCGCTTGATTACTTTCTGTTGCCCTTGACGATCTTGCCTTTTGATGAGAAGTCTGCGATGACCTATGGAGAGATACGCGCCTTTCTTGAAGCGCAAGGAACACCGATAGGCGCGATTGATACCTTGCTCGCGGCTCAGGCGGTCAGCTGCAGGCTCATTCTGGTGACCAACAATGTGCGGGAATTCGCGCGTGTGCCGGGGTTGACGGTCGAGGATTGGTCACAGCCGTGA
- the vapB gene encoding type II toxin-antitoxin system antitoxin VapB: MDTARIFRNGQSQAIRLPKEYRFRGDRVYLKRMGNAVVLLPEYDSWQTLIESLSMFSDDFMAERDQPPIQVREHLFE, translated from the coding sequence ATGGACACCGCCAGGATTTTCCGGAATGGTCAGAGCCAGGCCATCCGTCTGCCGAAAGAGTATCGGTTCCGCGGCGACAGAGTCTATCTCAAGCGCATGGGCAATGCAGTCGTGCTTCTTCCCGAGTACGACTCATGGCAAACGCTCATCGAGAGTCTGTCCATGTTCTCCGACGACTTTATGGCTGAACGCGATCAGCCTCCCATCCAGGTACGTGAACATCTGTTTGAATGA